The region GGGTGATGCCAACCGAGGGGGGAATTGCCCTGCGTCCGGCTCAACAAATTGTCAAAAACACCAGTGCAGACATAGCGCTAGCCGCTGCCTTGATTAATGCGGCATTAAGTACAGAAGTCCAAACCGCAATGGCTGCGGCCCCTTACTATTTCTTGCCCTCCAATCGCAATGTTCCCCTATCGGGCGTGTTAGCAGAAAAATTGGGGAATCGTTCAGCCGAAGTTCTAGAAAAACTCGTACTTCTAGATTGGAATGAAATCAATAAAAATCGCTCGGCCTGGATTGAACAGTTCGATCGAGAAGTCCAAGTCTAAAACCCGATGGAAAATACAATACTGTCCTTTGTCCCGGCCGAAATGGTCGATCCGGCTCCCTATCACCTGCTCACCAGCATTGTTGCACCCCGTCCGATTGCTTGGATTTCTACCATCAGTGCTGAGGGAATTCCTAACCTAGCGCCCTACTCGTTTTACAACGCCGTCGCCGGATTTCCTCCTACCCTGATGTTTTCGGTTTCCTACCGCCGCAAAGAGCCAAAGGAAAAAGACACCTTGCGGAATGTTCAAGAAACGGGGGAATTTGTTTGCCATGTGGTGAATGAAGCAATGGCCGATGCGATGTTGCAGACTTCGCTGGACTTTGCCTATGGCGTCAGCGAGTTTAAAATGGCGGGTTTGCCGTCTGTCGCCTCTGTGGATGTGCGCCCGCCTCGGCTAGCAGAGGCACCCGTCGCAATGGAATGTCAGGTAACTCAAATTGTGCCTGTAGAAGGGGCAACCAATGTGATGGTTTTGGGGCGCGTGTTGAGATTTCACATACGCGCAGACCTCTATCGTCCAGAGTTAGGTCTGGTGAATACCGTCGCCATGAAACCTGTTACCCGCCTCGGCGGAGCGGTGGAATACACCAAGATTGGAGAACTCTTTTGTCCGGAGTTACGCGAATGCGTCTGAAATTGCCCCTTACTTTCGATGGGTTCCACCTTCTCTAAATCTGGAGAATTGCAACGATGAATCTCAAATTATTTTCGCCTCGCGAATGGCAACTCGCCCTACCGCTGGCACTATTCCTGCATTTATTTTATGTTGCGCCCCTGGTATTTCTGCTCGCCTCTAGTTTTCAACCGACTCCCGGTGCTTCCGGGATAAGTTTGGCGAATTACCTCCGCTTCTTTGGCGATACGGTGAATCTAAAGGTTTTAGGCGATACCGTTTTTCTGGGAATTCAGGTAACAATCGCCTGTCTGATTTTGGGCTATCCCGTCGCTTACGTCTATGCCAATGCCCCCGCTAAATGGAAAAGCCTTTTAACCTTCTTAATTTTGCTGCCGTTGCTGACTAGTTCTGTCGTCCGCACCTTCGGCTGGGTCGTTATTTTAGGCAGACAGGGGTTAATTAATTCCTTTTTACAAAATTTGGGATTGATTGCCGAACCGATCCGGCTGCTGTTTACTCACCAGGGAGTTGCGATCGCCATGACTCAAATTCAACTCCCCCTGATGATCCTACCGATCGTTGCCTCGCTTGCCCAGGTCGATCCGCGTTTGGCGGCCGCCTCTGCCAGCTTGGGGGGTGGCGCTTGGCGCACCTTTTGGAAAATCACCTTCCCCTTAACCCTCCCTGGCGTCATCTCCGGGTGTCTGTTGGTGTTTTCCCTAACCGTCAGTTCCTTTGTCACCCCCTCCATTGTCGGCGGCGGCCAGGTGATGTATATGCCAACGCTGATTTATCAACAGGCCGTGGTTCTGCTCAATGGCCCGTTTGCTGCTGCTGTCTCTGCTATCCTACTCGCCGTTGTTTTAACCGTGGTCTTTGGCCTCAGCGCCTTGGGTCAAAAAAGTCGTGCTTATATTCGATAAGGAGCCAACTCATGTCAACGGTTTCCCCAACGCAATTGACGAAGCGATCGCCACGAGAATCGACTTCCGCTACTGCCACGCACATCGATCGATTCTCATTTATCGGGTTGATTGGTGGAATTAGCGCCTTCAGCTTGATCTTGCTCACCCTCCCAACCTTGATTGTCCTCCTCGCCTCCTTGAGTTCAGCTCAAACGCTCCGGTTCCCGCCTCCAGGCTTTTCGCTGCAATGGTATCTCGCCCTGTTTAATTATCCTGAACTCTGGAGAGCCACCAGTACCAGTCTGCAACTTGCCTTCTGGACAACCCTTCTTTGTATTGTGTTGGGAATTGCTGCCTCTGTTGCCATGAGCAGCAGCCGCGCCCGTTGGGTGGCTGCAATGGATGCGCTAGTGATGTCGCCGCTTGCCTTACCCGGAATTGCTGTGGGTTTAGGGATGCTCACCTTCTTTAGCACTATTGGCTGGCGGCTTTCGCTTGTCACCCTCGTCATTAGCCATGTGGTGATTTGCATTCCCTATGTGGTTCGCACAACTCTAGCAAGTTTGACTCAACTGGGGCAGTCTTTGCGAGAAGCCTCAACCGTTTTAGGTGCAAGTTCCACTTACACTTTCTTTCATGTCACCCTACCGCTGATTAAACAAGGGGTGATTACGGGCGGATTTATGGCGTTTTTGAGTTCGTTCGATAATATTACGGTTTCTCTCTTTCTCTCGGATGCCAGAACAGAAGTCTTACCGATTCGGATGTGGTCGATGATTGAAAACGATTTAGATGTCCGGGCTGCTGCCATTTCGGGTCTACTCATTGTATCCACGGCGCTGCTCATGCTTGTAATGGAGCGAGTTTCAGGATTATCGAAATTCTTAGTCAAGTCTTGAGGCTAGCATTCCCCATCAGTGGGGGTGCCACTCTAACGCAGACAGCCAAGATATCTCGGCGTTGATGCAAAGGCGATCTTGGTTGTTTGAACGTTATGAGCGAAAGTGCGATCGCCCCTAACAAGCGTTCGTTGAGGGATAGTGGGAGGAGTTGGAGACAGTTCAGGTTTACTTTAGGATCGCTGTATCGCTCGTGCTAAACTGCTGGCAGATCGTTTGTTCTTGTGTGGCGATGGCGACTCTACCCCATTTCATTCAGTACCAAGGTAGCAAAAGAACTTTAGCAAAGCACATCCTCCAATTCCTTCCTAAAAAGATCGGCAGGTTGGTAGAGCCTTTCGCTGGAACTGCCGCAATGAGTGTGGCTACATCTGCAAATCAGATGACCCGTAGTTTCTGGCTTAACGATCTGAATAAGCCTCTCATTGAGCTATTAGAATTAGCGATAGAAAAACCGAACGAGATAGCGGATTTCTACCTAGACCTATGGAATGAGCAACATCCTGATTCCATCGCCCATTATTTTGAGGTCAGGTCAAGATTTAATGAGAATAACGATCCCAAATTATTCCTTTATTTACTAGCAAGATGTGTTAAAGGTTCAGTGCGTTACAATTCTGAGGGACGGTTTAATCAAAGCCCAGACAAGAGACGCAAAGGAACGCGACCTGAGACGATGAGAAGAAATATAGTAGGTGTATCTAGCCTACTTAAAGGCAGGTGCAAGTTTACGAATTGGGATTATCAAGAAGTATTAGAGCAAATTCAAGAGGGTGATTTTATCTATATAGACCCTCCCTATCAAGGTGTATGTGGCAATAGAGATTCAAGATACCTGTCTGGAATCAATTTCGATGACTTTGTATTAGTCATTGAACATTTAAATCGAAAAAAAGCCGCGTTTGCAATTAGCTATGATGGAAAGTTAGGGGACAAGACCTTTGGCAAAATTCTTCCTAAGAGCTTAAACCTTGAAAGGATTGAAATTAAAGTGGGAAGGTCTTCACAGTCTACGTTACTGGGTAAAGAAGAAACCACAATTGAATCATTATACTTATCGTCAACTTTATCCAGAAGGCTAGCGACCAATCAAATTAATAACCTCCGCTATACGAGCGGGAAGTCAAAGCAATTAACCCTCCTAGAAAAACATGGAGAATTTGCAGCAACTACCAGATGACTTCTTGGAACTTTGCCGCTCCATAACAGCAAAGAGACCGAAGGCGGTTATCGATCATATTTTGCAACACGGATTTATCACAACTGAAGATTTGAAAGAAATTTACGGTTATAACCATCCTCCAAGAGCAGCTAGAGACGTTAGAGAAAACGGCATCCCGCTAGAGACTTTTCGTGTGACTGGAAGTGATGGGAGGAAAATAGCTGCATATCGGTTTGGAGACATCAGCAAAGCAAGATTTGCGCGTCTCTCTGGAAGAACAGGTTTATCTAAGCAAATTAAAAAGTCGCTAATTAACAGATACGGATGCAAGTGTTTTATTTATCTTGAAGAGGTAGATGAACGAGAGTTGCAAATCGATCATCGCGTTCCTTTTGAAGTGGATGGCGAGCCAGATCTGGCTCCAGAAAATTTCATGCTTCTTTGTGGTTCTGCTAACCGGGCAAAATCTTGGTCATGCGAACATTGTGAAAACTGGAACAGCATTAAGGATAAGGCGATTTGCTTATCTTGCTACTGGGCGTATCCAGAAAACTATGAGCATATAGCAATGCGGCAGGTTAGAAGAATAGATCTACTCTGGGAAGGCGAGGATATTGAAGTTTATGAAAAACTCAAGCAAAGAGCTATCAGTTTAGAAAAAGAGCTGCCAGAGTTGGTCAAAGAAATTATTGAGTCCGAGATCGAGCGCAACGGCGACGGCTAATACTGGGTTGGTACGGATAGAGTAAAACTGAAGTTCTCAGTGGTTTGAACGTTATCGCGATCGCCCCCACAACGAGAGGCGACCTTTATTGAGGCGATCGCACCATGTACCACAAAGGAGGAGCCTGGGTTTGAAAGCGGACTTCTTCGCAAACGGTAAAGCCTTGGCGTTGGTAAAAGCGTACAGCGCGCTCCGTGGAGGTGTACAAACAGCAGGTCTGACCCTCACGATCGACTCGTTCTAGCACGGGCTGCAACAGTAAACTACCAATTCCCTGTCCCTGGCTTTCCGGGGCAACTGCTAGCCCGTCTAGATACCAATGGGGGGAAGAACAATGACGATCGCGCAGTCTTTCTACGAATTCCAACAGAGCAAGGCAGCGATACGTACTCCGCCAACCCGCACAGCGCAACACCTGCCAGAACGGTTGCCACAGATCCCAAAGCGTTTCTCGAGGCGCACCGGGAGGCAGCCAACTGGCAACACCCCGGATTTCACCAGCAGTGGTATAGTTGCCTGCGTATAGGTGATTGCGATGCAACGCTTGACGCCAAAACCAGGACAGCATGGTTAACCGATTTTGCGGATCGGGCAGAATATAGAGTCCCAGAGGATCGCTTGCAAAGGCACCAGCCATCACTGTAGCTGCGCGTTCGATTTCTCCATCACCGAGAAGGACGATCTGCATCTGAGTTGATTCAGGGGTTGTCCGTTGACAATCTTTTCCCCCACTTTCGGAAGCGTCAGAGATAGATGAATTGATGAGTGCCATAAAACATTACTCCCAGAAATTAAACGTTGAGCGGTTTCTACCAAAGCAAGTCATTGAGCAGTTCGTAGATACTGAGGAAATCAATCCGGGCGATCGCACTGAAATAGCGGATTTGTACAGACATCCGTTCTACTTCTGAGGCAAAAGGTAACTTCAGCAGCGCGATCGCCAGCACCAACCACAGAAAACACTGGTCGCGAACACAACGAAACCTGATATAGCCATATTGCAGAAGACCGCAAGAGCGCATACTGGCATAGGCAAAGCTAGCTTTCAGAGCAGTTAGTAGATTCTGGGTCATAGCGTGGCTCTGTGGAGCAAACCGAGCTAATATGTGAGCATTGCTCATGTTTATAAAATAGGAGAATTCCTCATTGTTTGTCAAGCAAAACGTGAGTAATCCTCATTTATTTTTAAGCCAGGGAGAACGCTAATGTCTGAAAGCCCTTCAACCGCAAGCGGAATGCGCCGCAAACCCAGGCAAGCCCGCAGCCAAGAGCGGGTCAATCGCATTCTGGACGTATCCGAAGAACTGTTTGCGAGTCAGGGCTACGCCGCAACAACGACGAATGCGATCGCCACTCACGCTCAAGTCCCAATCGGGTCGCTCTACCAGTTTTTTCCAGACAAAGCCGCCATTCTGCAAGCATTGGCACTACGCCATGCAGACAAGCTACATCAAGCGCTAACAACCCTTGATGAGGCAGAACTCGCCAAACTCTCTTTGTCAGATTACGCCAACAGGTTGATCGATACCACCGATCGCTTCTTTACTGAGAACCCCAGCTACTATGCCATTTATATGGAGACTCAGGGAACGATCCGCGAATTACAAGAAATTGATGAAGCCACTGATGCCAGGTTAATTCGGGAGTTAGCCAGTTCCTTAGCCAACCGCGACGCCAGATTAGAACCTGCCGACTATGAGGCGATCGCCTTTGTGCTAGTCAAAACTGTAGGGACATTACTATGGCTATCCCTTAGCCAAGAGCCAACATTTCGGCAACGATTGATCGAAGAGACAAAACAGATTGTTTTAAGCTACCTGCAAAGCTACTTCCCATAGGCTCACCTTAAGGATGCAGTGCAAACAGCAAAACCTCAATTTTGGTCAATAATAACTGTAGCCCCAGGGATTCGGTTTATCCTTTTTCGTCTACACTGGCTCTTTTATCAAGATCGATGTCTCCAACCTATCCCCGCGACTTAATTGGCTACGGTCAAAATCCCCCTCACCCCCACTGGCCCGATCGGGCGCGATTAGCCCTCCAGTTTGTGATTAACTATGAAGAAGGCGGAGAAAACTGCATCTTACATGGTGACTCCGCTTCTGAAGCCTTTTTATCCGAAAGCGTTGGGGCGACTCCTCTATTAGGCGTGCGAAACCTCAACATGGAATCGATGTATGAATATGGCAGTCGCGCAGGCTTTTGGCGGCTGCATCGCATCTTTACCTCGCGCCAGCTTCCCGTTACCGTCTATGCGGTGACAATGGCCTTACAGCGCCATCCCGAAGCCGCAATGGCCATGTCTAAAGCTGGATGGGAAATTGCCAGCCACGGCTATCGTTGGATTGACTACCAGTATGTCAGCGAAGCGGTAGAGCGAGAACATATTCGCAAAGCGATTGAAATTCATACCCAGGTGACAGGCGAACGTCCCTTGGGTTTTTATCAAGGTCGAGTGAGTCCAAATACCCGTCGTTTAGTGGTTGAGGCGGGTGGATTTCTCTACGATGCAGATAGCTACGCTGACGATCTGCCCTATTGGGTTTACGATTATGGCTTTCCCCATTTAGTGATTCCCTACACCCTAGACAATAACGATATGCGCTTTGCGACTTATCAGGGATTTAATTCTGGGGATCAATTTTTTACTTACTTGCGGGATGCGTTTGACGTTCTCTACGCCGAAGGAGAAACCGCGCCCAAAATGATGAGTGTGGGGTTGCATTGTCGATTAGCAGGGCGTCCCGGACGAGCAGCCGCACTCAACAGATTTTTAGATTATGTCCAAAGTCACGAGGCCGTTTGGATCTGTCGCCGGGTTGATATTGCTCGCCACTGGCACGTTCATCACCCACCTGTTTGAGGAGGGATGGGAAGAAGGGAGTTGGGAGTTGGGAGGTGGGAGTTGGGAATTGGGGGGATGGGAAGAAGGGAGTTGGGAGTTGGGAGTTAGGATTTGGGGGAAGAAGAATGGGTAAATACTGCCTGACTACCACACTTCTCGGAACACCGCTTCGCGGAAGCAAGCTACGGAACTTTGCACTCTCTTCCCCCCACCTCCCCACCTCCCCATCCCCCCACCCTCTTCCCCACTCAGCACTTAGAGAGGATGGGTGAGATAGGGGGATCTCTGGGGGTTTGGTGGGGATAGCCTGTAGGATTGAGCGCGGAATGGCTCTTTAGGCTTGGGTTTGACGATCGATGATGCCGCCGCCTAGGAGGATGTCGCCGTCGTACCAAACCGCCGCTTGACCTGGGGTAATGCTAAATTGGGGTTCGTCGAAAACGACTTGAACGCGCTGGTTGTCTAGAGGAACAACGGTAGCAGGGACCGCAGGCGAACGGTAGCGGATGCGAACTTCGGCGCGAATGGGTGCATCGGGTGGGGCGATGGATACCCAGTTGACGCGACTGACAAAGCAGGTGGAATCGACTGCACTATCGCGGGTTCCTACAATCACGCGATTCATGACTGGATCGAGACCAATTACATACAGGGGTTCGGCGTAGGCGACGCCTAGACCTTTGCGCTGACCGATGGTGTAATGGTGAATGCCGCTATGCTTGCCTAAGACTTTACCGGATCGATCGACGATATCGCCGTCTTTTTGGCTGATGTACTTATCGAGAAAGGCTTGCATGGAACCGTTAGCTTCTACTAAGCAGAGGTCCTGACTTTCGGGTTTTTCTGCTGTTTTCAGGTTAAAGTCAGCGGCGATCCGCCGGGTTTCTGATTTGGGAGTTTCGCCCAAGGGAAATATCGATCCGGCGAGTAATTCTTGGGACAGGTCGTATAAGAAGTAGGATTGATCTTTGCTGAGATCGACGGCTTTCAGCAGTTGGTAGCGTCCGTTTTCCGGGTTAAATTGAATCCGGGCATAGTGTCCGGTGGCAATGCGATCGCACCCCAGGTTTTCTTTGGCATACTGCAACATGGGCCCAAATTTTACGGTTTTATTGCATTGCGAACAGGGAAGGGGGGTGATCCCGTCGCTGTAGCCCGCCACGAGGTAATCCACAATGTACGTTTGGAAGACATCGCGGGTATCGACAATATGATGCGGGATATTTAACTGTTCGCAAATCATCGCAGCATCGACCATCCCCTCGGAGCAACATTGACCTTTGCCTTTCATTAACCAGAGGGTTAAACCAATGACTTCATAGCCTTGATGATGTAGAACTGCGGCGGCGGTTGAACTATCGACTCCGCCGGAAAGTCCAATAACGACTTTTTCCATGACCCCACAAGAGAAAAGATTGATTGACAATCCTGAATAATCAGTAAATCAGACAGTTTCAGGGGTTTTCCTGACGGGTCTGCACGATGGGCTTGCTCTCGCTTCCCCAAAAATGGATTGCTATTCTAAACTAACATTCTTGAACTGAGCGATGGGCTTTTTCCAGAGGCGTCACCTTGCCAATTCAAAATCTCGCTGCCCTCTCCACCTCTTACCCCCTTTGTAGATGATGATTGAGTTAACCAGCCAATTCCCAGTTTTACCCCGCTTGTGGCGGCTTTTAAGACTCTCTCCGGCGATGTTGCTTGGGGGGATGGTATGGGCGATCGCATATCCAGTGGCAGCCCAACCGCTACCGCCTCCCCTGATTCGCGGGCAAGATCCTAGCTTTCCCGTCCCGACTTATACGCCAGATACCTCACCTCGATATTTGGTTTATATTTACGGCGATAGTCCCCTGTTGCTGAATGCTATTCAGCGGATGGCACCGGGGGCAACGTTACAACGCTATGGCAACGAAAATATTATTAATGTTGGGGTGTTTGCCAACGAAGCAGAGGCTAGACGCCAGATTCGAGTCTTAGAAGAACAAGGCTTTTTAGTTCAGTTAGAAACTCTGTCTGCGGATGCGCTTGCAAGTTTGTTGCAACCGCCGCAAATCCCTTCAGTCACCTCCACATTAGCATCGCCAGGGAGAAGTCCCCAGTTACCCATTCCTGCCAGGGGTTCGGCTTTACCACCAGCAAGTCAATTCGGCGCGCCGCTATCTAATTATGTGGTGTATGTTGATAATTTCAATCCGCAGTTTTTGGCCCGCGTTCAGCAGGTGGTTCCCGATGCCTTCCGCCGCAATTTGGGCGCAAGAGAGGTGATTCAGGTGGGGGCGTTTGGGGATGAGTTTAACGCTAGACAATGGGTGAGATTGCTAGCCGCCGAAGGAATTCGCGCCCAGGTGGGGACAACGGATGGATCGAATGTTGCTTTTGGAAATACGAATACTCCGCTTCTCCCCAATCAACCGATTGCACCACCCATGACTTCCCAAGCGTATTATGTGGTTATTCCAGGGGGACGCGATCGCCTAGAGAGTTTGAGCGATCGCCTCAACCAGGTGGTACGCGGCGAGGTTCCCGTACAACAGAGAAGCGGTCCCTTGGGTTCTCACATGGCTGTAGGCCCATTTAGCGATCGCCGCGACGCCGAACGCTGGAACCGCACCCTCCAAGCCGCCGGAATTAACAATACTCGCGTCTTCTATTCGCGCTAACT is a window of Desertifilum tharense IPPAS B-1220 DNA encoding:
- a CDS encoding ABC transporter permease, translated to MSTVSPTQLTKRSPRESTSATATHIDRFSFIGLIGGISAFSLILLTLPTLIVLLASLSSAQTLRFPPPGFSLQWYLALFNYPELWRATSTSLQLAFWTTLLCIVLGIAASVAMSSSRARWVAAMDALVMSPLALPGIAVGLGMLTFFSTIGWRLSLVTLVISHVVICIPYVVRTTLASLTQLGQSLREASTVLGASSTYTFFHVTLPLIKQGVITGGFMAFLSSFDNITVSLFLSDARTEVLPIRMWSMIENDLDVRAAAISGLLIVSTALLMLVMERVSGLSKFLVKS
- the puuE gene encoding allantoinase PuuE, which gives rise to MSPTYPRDLIGYGQNPPHPHWPDRARLALQFVINYEEGGENCILHGDSASEAFLSESVGATPLLGVRNLNMESMYEYGSRAGFWRLHRIFTSRQLPVTVYAVTMALQRHPEAAMAMSKAGWEIASHGYRWIDYQYVSEAVEREHIRKAIEIHTQVTGERPLGFYQGRVSPNTRRLVVEAGGFLYDADSYADDLPYWVYDYGFPHLVIPYTLDNNDMRFATYQGFNSGDQFFTYLRDAFDVLYAEGETAPKMMSVGLHCRLAGRPGRAAALNRFLDYVQSHEAVWICRRVDIARHWHVHHPPV
- a CDS encoding HNH endonuclease; this translates as MENLQQLPDDFLELCRSITAKRPKAVIDHILQHGFITTEDLKEIYGYNHPPRAARDVRENGIPLETFRVTGSDGRKIAAYRFGDISKARFARLSGRTGLSKQIKKSLINRYGCKCFIYLEEVDERELQIDHRVPFEVDGEPDLAPENFMLLCGSANRAKSWSCEHCENWNSIKDKAICLSCYWAYPENYEHIAMRQVRRIDLLWEGEDIEVYEKLKQRAISLEKELPELVKEIIESEIERNGDG
- a CDS encoding TetR/AcrR family transcriptional regulator, which codes for MSESPSTASGMRRKPRQARSQERVNRILDVSEELFASQGYAATTTNAIATHAQVPIGSLYQFFPDKAAILQALALRHADKLHQALTTLDEAELAKLSLSDYANRLIDTTDRFFTENPSYYAIYMETQGTIRELQEIDEATDARLIRELASSLANRDARLEPADYEAIAFVLVKTVGTLLWLSLSQEPTFRQRLIEETKQIVLSYLQSYFP
- a CDS encoding flavin reductase family protein — translated: MENTILSFVPAEMVDPAPYHLLTSIVAPRPIAWISTISAEGIPNLAPYSFYNAVAGFPPTLMFSVSYRRKEPKEKDTLRNVQETGEFVCHVVNEAMADAMLQTSLDFAYGVSEFKMAGLPSVASVDVRPPRLAEAPVAMECQVTQIVPVEGATNVMVLGRVLRFHIRADLYRPELGLVNTVAMKPVTRLGGAVEYTKIGELFCPELRECV
- a CDS encoding ABC transporter permease, with amino-acid sequence MNLKLFSPREWQLALPLALFLHLFYVAPLVFLLASSFQPTPGASGISLANYLRFFGDTVNLKVLGDTVFLGIQVTIACLILGYPVAYVYANAPAKWKSLLTFLILLPLLTSSVVRTFGWVVILGRQGLINSFLQNLGLIAEPIRLLFTHQGVAIAMTQIQLPLMILPIVASLAQVDPRLAAASASLGGGAWRTFWKITFPLTLPGVISGCLLVFSLTVSSFVTPSIVGGGQVMYMPTLIYQQAVVLLNGPFAAAVSAILLAVVLTVVFGLSALGQKSRAYIR
- a CDS encoding DNA adenine methylase, whose protein sequence is MATLPHFIQYQGSKRTLAKHILQFLPKKIGRLVEPFAGTAAMSVATSANQMTRSFWLNDLNKPLIELLELAIEKPNEIADFYLDLWNEQHPDSIAHYFEVRSRFNENNDPKLFLYLLARCVKGSVRYNSEGRFNQSPDKRRKGTRPETMRRNIVGVSSLLKGRCKFTNWDYQEVLEQIQEGDFIYIDPPYQGVCGNRDSRYLSGINFDDFVLVIEHLNRKKAAFAISYDGKLGDKTFGKILPKSLNLERIEIKVGRSSQSTLLGKEETTIESLYLSSTLSRRLATNQINNLRYTSGKSKQLTLLEKHGEFAATTR
- the mnmA gene encoding tRNA 2-thiouridine(34) synthase MnmA → MEKVVIGLSGGVDSSTAAAVLHHQGYEVIGLTLWLMKGKGQCCSEGMVDAAMICEQLNIPHHIVDTRDVFQTYIVDYLVAGYSDGITPLPCSQCNKTVKFGPMLQYAKENLGCDRIATGHYARIQFNPENGRYQLLKAVDLSKDQSYFLYDLSQELLAGSIFPLGETPKSETRRIAADFNLKTAEKPESQDLCLVEANGSMQAFLDKYISQKDGDIVDRSGKVLGKHSGIHHYTIGQRKGLGVAYAEPLYVIGLDPVMNRVIVGTRDSAVDSTCFVSRVNWVSIAPPDAPIRAEVRIRYRSPAVPATVVPLDNQRVQVVFDEPQFSITPGQAAVWYDGDILLGGGIIDRQTQA
- a CDS encoding N-acetyltransferase is translated as MALINSSISDASESGGKDCQRTTPESTQMQIVLLGDGEIERAATVMAGAFASDPLGLYILPDPQNRLTMLSWFWRQALHRNHLYAGNYTTAGEIRGVASWLPPGAPRETLWDLWQPFWQVLRCAGWRSTYRCLALLEFVERLRDRHCSSPHWYLDGLAVAPESQGQGIGSLLLQPVLERVDREGQTCCLYTSTERAVRFYQRQGFTVCEEVRFQTQAPPLWYMVRSPQ